Proteins from one Malaya genurostris strain Urasoe2022 chromosome 2, Malgen_1.1, whole genome shotgun sequence genomic window:
- the LOC131430239 gene encoding leucine-rich repeat and fibronectin type-III domain-containing protein 3 isoform X2, whose translation MLRNLGLLLSTLLLVNSSVAQCPWQREVPDLQTSCLCAYNLGQELSVQCDQVDFPTLVEALDKYARSTALDLLYINNSTIEKLDANVFENLKLFNVQLSSCDIRRIDDMAFKGQENILKNLNLQDNLLDEVPIRALKILNILNLLDLSKNRIHTIPNDAFNGLAKLSTLKLSDNNVTLAPFAFRGLENSLKNLNLKGTKQKRVPEAVRGLKMLAFLDLSQNGIRELPGSAGTRTFEGLEALTALNLERNLIQTLGENAFSGVRKTLSSLSLLNNLLAEFPVGAIHSLRELRVLDIGFNLLTALPETAFRGNPAVTLLALDGNPLPTVPEKALLHLNRTLRGLSLGGRFLHCDCKLRWVAEWIRNGDLQVTSRERNPQFCGSPNRFRDRGFYSIQPEELTCPDAEVSLDGPVGVVDSLLPKTTTVLTTLPPTSVEMTNYTISSTTALSTTSLTTTPIASSSSSSQETVQPSSTTDSTTVLTTTTQSTTKQSTTTTTKASVTKNWRTNNNSPPHKQRPPLVLGFPPQRGTQIDDSKEVQVKNAFSSRQDSSVIIQWDSDTANILGFRVVYRLFGDKSFKQGPPLEASEREFKIKNVPTAECIIVCVVSLEEISVTPENVPYSQCREVRTIASPASNMDKITIAASAAICGTIAIAVIVFIAATRRQRKRLQSMSQQKSALPIAGLPVNCCGPTPSPNGPLGSLATLSAFNSHKDWDQVSAYSGRSIPRPRIYPMENQAIPDDLRSHVSHFSAVGGKVGKARSIADGQSHHSFSNHSQRGYLGSAFPSNLVNSRPELRQSRQSLAAASERMSRASYAGSIVHGGPAHSIASSTRRTRPRSRSREQLNGTHIHTHQHRPGSRYSTAGSTHTLNNYCDTSDNWTDHDMDIYMTRNPTARNGNMVPL comes from the exons ATGTTACGAAATTTAGGATTACTTCTTTCGACGCTCCTGCTCGTCAACTCCTCAGTTGCGCAGTGCCCTTGGCAGCGGGAGGTGCCCGATCTGCAAACTTCGTGTCTATGTGCCTATAATCTTGGGCAGGAACTGTCCGTGCAATGTGATCAA GTCGATTTCCCCACGCTGGTCGAAGCCTTAGACAAATACGCACGATCGACGGCCCTCGATCTGTTGTACATCAATAATTCGACTATCGAAAAGTTAGATGCAAACGTCTTCGAGAATTTGAAACTGTTCAACGTACAGCTAAGTAGCTGTGATATACGACGAATCGACGATATGGCTTTCAAAGGTCAAGAAAACATTCTGAAAAACCTGAACCTGCAGGATAATCTGCTGGATGAGGTTCCCATCAGGGCGTTGAAGATTCTGAACATTCTTAATCTGCTGGATCTGTCCAAGAACAGAATCCACACCATTCCCAATGATGCCTTCAACGGGTTAGCCAAATTATCGACGCTTAAGCTTAGTGATAACAATGTCACACTGGCTCCCTTTGCTTTCCGGGGGCTCGAAAATAGCCTGAAAAATCTGAACCTTAAGGGCACCAAACAGAAGCGAGTTCCGGAAGCAGTCCGTGGACTTAAAATGCTTGCCTTTCTAGATTTGTCCCAGAATGGGATCCGCGAGCTACCCGGGAGCGCTGGAACGCGTACCTTCGAAGGTTTGGAAGCTCTGACGGCTCTCAATTTGGAGCGAAATCTCATCCAAACTCTCGGAGAGAATGCGTTCTCTGGCGTACGCAAAACGTTAAGTTCGCTAAGTTTGCTGAACAATCTTCTAGCGGAATTTCCCGTCGGTGCTATCCATTCGCTGCGGGAGTTGCGAGTCCTGGACATTGGTTTTAATCTGTTGACTGCCTTGCCGGAAACAGCATTCCGTGGTAATCCGGCCGTTACTCTGCTAGCCCTTGATGGGAATCCGCTTCCAACCGTGCCTGAGAAAGCTCTACTTCATCTGAATCGAACTTTGCGGGGTCTATCGCTTGGTGGTAGATTCCTGCACTGTGACTGTAAGCTACGCTGGGTAGCCGAATGGATTCGAAATGGTGATCTACAA GTCACATCCCGTGAACGCAACCCACAATTCTGCGGATCTCCGAATCGCTTCCGTGATCGAGGTTTCTACTCTATTCAACCGGAGGAACTTACCTGTCCAGACGCCGAGGTCAGTCTGGATGGTCCCGTTGGTGTTGTGGACTCACTACTCCCGAAAACAACAACAGTCCTCACTACTCTTCCACCGACTTCAGTGGAAATGACGAACTATACAATCAGCAGTACGACTGCTTTGTCGACGACCTCACTAACCACAACGCCCATTGCATCATCATCGTCCTCGTCCCAGGAAACTGTTCAACCAAGTTCAACCACCGACAGCACAACCGTGCTGACGACCACAACACAGTCTACGACTAAACAAAGCACCACGACAACCACCAAAGCCAGCGTTACGAAGAACTGGCGTACCAACAACAATTCACCTCCACATAAGCAAAGACCCCCGCTGGTTTTGGGTTTCCCACCGCAACGAGGCACTCAGATCGATGATTCCAAAGAGGTTCAGGTTAAAAATGCTTTCAG TTCCCGACAGGACAGCTCCGTCATCATTCAGTGGGACTCGGACACCGCCAACATTCTAGGCTTCCGTGTTGTTTATCGTCTCTTTGGCGATAAGAGCTTCAAACAAGGACCGCCTCTAGAGGCTAGTGAGCGggagttcaaaataaaaaatgtccCAACGGCTGAGTGCATCATTGTGTGCGTCGTGTCACTGGAGGAGATCAGCGTTACGCCGGAGAATGTGCCTTACAGTCAGTGTCGCGAGGTGCGGACAATTGCCTCACCAGCTTCCAACATGGATAAGATCACGATCGCGGCCAGTGCTGCCATCTGCGGTACGATCGCAATTGCAGTGATCGTATTCATCGCCGCTACCAG GCGGCAAAGGAAACGGCTTCAATCGATGTCGCAGCAGAAGAGTGCCCTGCCAATAGCCGGACTGCCGGTCAATTGCTGCGGACCGACACCCAGTCCCAACGGACCGCTAGGATCGCTGGCCACACTGTCCGCGTTCAACTCCCACAAG GACTGGGATCAAGTGTCGGCGTACAGTGGCCGTTCGATTCCGCGGCCGCGTATCTATCCGATGGAAAACCAAGCGATTCCGGACGATCTGCGCAGTCACGTGTCACACTTTTCGGCCGTCGGTGGTAAGGTTGGCAAGGCTCGGTCCATTGCCGACGGACAGTCACACCACAGCTTCTCCAATCACTCCCAGAGGGGCTACCTCGGATCGGCCTTCCCCAGCAACCTCGTCAACTCTCGACCAG AACTCAGACAATCTCGCCAGTCGCTGGCCGCCGCCTCGGAGCGAATGTCGAGAGCGTCCTACGCCGGTTCCATCGTGCACGGAGGTCCAGCCCACAGTATAGCGTCCAGCACGCGGAGAACGAGACCACGGTCCCGGTCACGTGAGCAGCTCAATGGAACGCACATCCACACGCATCAGCATCGCCCCGGAAGTCG CTACTCGACGGCGGGCTCAACCCACACGCTGAATAACTACTGCGACACGTCGGACAACTGGACCGACCACGATATGGACATCTACATGACCCGCAATCCGACGGCCCGGAACGGCAACATGGTGCCATTATGA
- the LOC131430239 gene encoding leucine-rich repeat and fibronectin type-III domain-containing protein 3 isoform X1 has translation MLRNLGLLLSTLLLVNSSVAQCPWQREVPDLQTSCLCAYNLGQELSVQCDQVDFPTLVEALDKYARSTALDLLYINNSTIEKLDANVFENLKLFNVQLSSCDIRRIDDMAFKGQENILKNLNLQDNLLDEVPIRALKILNILNLLDLSKNRIHTIPNDAFNGLAKLSTLKLSDNNVTLAPFAFRGLENSLKNLNLKGTKQKRVPEAVRGLKMLAFLDLSQNGIRELPGSAGTRTFEGLEALTALNLERNLIQTLGENAFSGVRKTLSSLSLLNNLLAEFPVGAIHSLRELRVLDIGFNLLTALPETAFRGNPAVTLLALDGNPLPTVPEKALLHLNRTLRGLSLGGRFLHCDCKLRWVAEWIRNGDLQVTSRERNPQFCGSPNRFRDRGFYSIQPEELTCPDAEVSLDGPVGVVDSLLPKTTTVLTTLPPTSVEMTNYTISSTTALSTTSLTTTPIASSSSSSQETVQPSSTTDSTTVLTTTTQSTTKQSTTTTTKASVTKNWRTNNNSPPHKQRPPLVLGFPPQRGTQIDDSKEVQVKNAFSSRQDSSVIIQWDSDTANILGFRVVYRLFGDKSFKQGPPLEASEREFKIKNVPTAECIIVCVVSLEEISVTPENVPYSQCREVRTIASPASNMDKITIAASAAICGTIAIAVIVFIAATRRQRKRLQSMSQQKSALPIAGLPVNCCGPTPSPNGPLGSLATLSAFNSHKDWDQVSAYSGRSIPRPRIYPMENQAIPDDLRSHVSHFSAVGGKVGKARSIADGQSHHSFSNHSQRGYLGSAFPSNLVNSRPEILTELRQSRQSLAAASERMSRASYAGSIVHGGPAHSIASSTRRTRPRSRSREQLNGTHIHTHQHRPGSRYSTAGSTHTLNNYCDTSDNWTDHDMDIYMTRNPTARNGNMVPL, from the exons ATGTTACGAAATTTAGGATTACTTCTTTCGACGCTCCTGCTCGTCAACTCCTCAGTTGCGCAGTGCCCTTGGCAGCGGGAGGTGCCCGATCTGCAAACTTCGTGTCTATGTGCCTATAATCTTGGGCAGGAACTGTCCGTGCAATGTGATCAA GTCGATTTCCCCACGCTGGTCGAAGCCTTAGACAAATACGCACGATCGACGGCCCTCGATCTGTTGTACATCAATAATTCGACTATCGAAAAGTTAGATGCAAACGTCTTCGAGAATTTGAAACTGTTCAACGTACAGCTAAGTAGCTGTGATATACGACGAATCGACGATATGGCTTTCAAAGGTCAAGAAAACATTCTGAAAAACCTGAACCTGCAGGATAATCTGCTGGATGAGGTTCCCATCAGGGCGTTGAAGATTCTGAACATTCTTAATCTGCTGGATCTGTCCAAGAACAGAATCCACACCATTCCCAATGATGCCTTCAACGGGTTAGCCAAATTATCGACGCTTAAGCTTAGTGATAACAATGTCACACTGGCTCCCTTTGCTTTCCGGGGGCTCGAAAATAGCCTGAAAAATCTGAACCTTAAGGGCACCAAACAGAAGCGAGTTCCGGAAGCAGTCCGTGGACTTAAAATGCTTGCCTTTCTAGATTTGTCCCAGAATGGGATCCGCGAGCTACCCGGGAGCGCTGGAACGCGTACCTTCGAAGGTTTGGAAGCTCTGACGGCTCTCAATTTGGAGCGAAATCTCATCCAAACTCTCGGAGAGAATGCGTTCTCTGGCGTACGCAAAACGTTAAGTTCGCTAAGTTTGCTGAACAATCTTCTAGCGGAATTTCCCGTCGGTGCTATCCATTCGCTGCGGGAGTTGCGAGTCCTGGACATTGGTTTTAATCTGTTGACTGCCTTGCCGGAAACAGCATTCCGTGGTAATCCGGCCGTTACTCTGCTAGCCCTTGATGGGAATCCGCTTCCAACCGTGCCTGAGAAAGCTCTACTTCATCTGAATCGAACTTTGCGGGGTCTATCGCTTGGTGGTAGATTCCTGCACTGTGACTGTAAGCTACGCTGGGTAGCCGAATGGATTCGAAATGGTGATCTACAA GTCACATCCCGTGAACGCAACCCACAATTCTGCGGATCTCCGAATCGCTTCCGTGATCGAGGTTTCTACTCTATTCAACCGGAGGAACTTACCTGTCCAGACGCCGAGGTCAGTCTGGATGGTCCCGTTGGTGTTGTGGACTCACTACTCCCGAAAACAACAACAGTCCTCACTACTCTTCCACCGACTTCAGTGGAAATGACGAACTATACAATCAGCAGTACGACTGCTTTGTCGACGACCTCACTAACCACAACGCCCATTGCATCATCATCGTCCTCGTCCCAGGAAACTGTTCAACCAAGTTCAACCACCGACAGCACAACCGTGCTGACGACCACAACACAGTCTACGACTAAACAAAGCACCACGACAACCACCAAAGCCAGCGTTACGAAGAACTGGCGTACCAACAACAATTCACCTCCACATAAGCAAAGACCCCCGCTGGTTTTGGGTTTCCCACCGCAACGAGGCACTCAGATCGATGATTCCAAAGAGGTTCAGGTTAAAAATGCTTTCAG TTCCCGACAGGACAGCTCCGTCATCATTCAGTGGGACTCGGACACCGCCAACATTCTAGGCTTCCGTGTTGTTTATCGTCTCTTTGGCGATAAGAGCTTCAAACAAGGACCGCCTCTAGAGGCTAGTGAGCGggagttcaaaataaaaaatgtccCAACGGCTGAGTGCATCATTGTGTGCGTCGTGTCACTGGAGGAGATCAGCGTTACGCCGGAGAATGTGCCTTACAGTCAGTGTCGCGAGGTGCGGACAATTGCCTCACCAGCTTCCAACATGGATAAGATCACGATCGCGGCCAGTGCTGCCATCTGCGGTACGATCGCAATTGCAGTGATCGTATTCATCGCCGCTACCAG GCGGCAAAGGAAACGGCTTCAATCGATGTCGCAGCAGAAGAGTGCCCTGCCAATAGCCGGACTGCCGGTCAATTGCTGCGGACCGACACCCAGTCCCAACGGACCGCTAGGATCGCTGGCCACACTGTCCGCGTTCAACTCCCACAAG GACTGGGATCAAGTGTCGGCGTACAGTGGCCGTTCGATTCCGCGGCCGCGTATCTATCCGATGGAAAACCAAGCGATTCCGGACGATCTGCGCAGTCACGTGTCACACTTTTCGGCCGTCGGTGGTAAGGTTGGCAAGGCTCGGTCCATTGCCGACGGACAGTCACACCACAGCTTCTCCAATCACTCCCAGAGGGGCTACCTCGGATCGGCCTTCCCCAGCAACCTCGTCAACTCTCGACCAG AAATTCTTACAGAACTCAGACAATCTCGCCAGTCGCTGGCCGCCGCCTCGGAGCGAATGTCGAGAGCGTCCTACGCCGGTTCCATCGTGCACGGAGGTCCAGCCCACAGTATAGCGTCCAGCACGCGGAGAACGAGACCACGGTCCCGGTCACGTGAGCAGCTCAATGGAACGCACATCCACACGCATCAGCATCGCCCCGGAAGTCG CTACTCGACGGCGGGCTCAACCCACACGCTGAATAACTACTGCGACACGTCGGACAACTGGACCGACCACGATATGGACATCTACATGACCCGCAATCCGACGGCCCGGAACGGCAACATGGTGCCATTATGA